From Parambassis ranga chromosome 9, fParRan2.1, whole genome shotgun sequence, the proteins below share one genomic window:
- the coq5 gene encoding 2-methoxy-6-polyprenyl-1,4-benzoquinol methylase, mitochondrial, which translates to MAASVRLLARRVIRLSHRNIFAPAAGASARSGCCYETSACRCLSDAAEDRNTHFGFETVPEAEKAKRVYKVFENVAQKYDVMNDAMSLGIHRLWKDMLLHVMHPQPGAQLLDVAGGTGDIAFRFLDYVRSQQERQKRRAARSSQTPSWQEISDNYSSEDELQPSRAVVCDINKEMLRVGKQKAESTGVSAGLSWVVGDAEELPFDDDQFDIYTIAFGIRNVTHIDQALQEALRVLKPGGRFMCLEFSKVTNPVLARLYDAYSFQMIPVLGEVIAGDWKSYQYLVESIRKFPSQEEFKHMIEDAGFCSVQYYNLTGGVVALHSGFKL; encoded by the exons ATGGCGGCGTCCGTGAGACTGCTGGCCCGCAGAGTGATCCGTCTTTCTCACAGAAATATCTTTGCTCCCGCCGCCGGGGCTTCGGCTCGGTCGGGCTGCTGTTATGAAACCTCGGCCTGTCGTTGTCTTAGTGACGCCGctgaagacagaaacacacatttcgGCTTCGAGACGGTGCCCGAGGCAGAGAAGGCGAAGAGAG TCTATAAAGTGTTTGAGAACGTGGCTCAGAAATATGATGTCATGAATGATGCCATGAGTCTGGGGATACATCGTCTGTGGAAGGACATGCTGCTGCACGTCATGCACCCCCAGCCCGGTGCCCAGCTCCTGGATGTAGCTGGTGGAACAG GTGACATTGCTTTCCGGTTCCTGGACTACGTTCGTTCTCAGCAGGAGAGGCAGAAGCGGCGAGCAGCTCGGTCCAGCCAGACGCCGTCGTGGCAGGAGATTTCTGACAACTACTCCTCGGAGGATGAACTCCAACCATCTAGGGCGGTGGTCTGCGACATCAACAAGGAGATGCTGAGAGTGGGCAAGCAGAAGGCTGAAAGCACGGGCGTCAGTGCTG gtctgTCGTGGGTGGTGGGAGATGCAGAGGAGCTGCCGTTCGACGACGACCAGTTTGATATTTACACCATCGCCTTTGGCATTCGAAACGTCACACACATAGATCAG GCACTGCAGGAGGCTCTGCGGGTCCTGAAGCCCGGTGGAAGGTTCATGTGCTTAGAGTTCAGCAAAGTGACAAATCCAGTGTTGGCAAG GCTTTATGACGCCTACAGTTTCCAGATGATCCCAGTTTTGGGAGAGGTGATTGCAGGAGACTGGAAGTCCTATCAGTATTTAGTAGAGAGCATCCGCAAGTTTCCCAGCCAG gaggaGTTTAAACACATGATCGAGGATGCAGGCTTCTGCTCTGTGCAGTACTACAACCTCACCGGTGGAGTTGTGGCTCTTCACTCCGGCTTCAAGCTGTGA